Proteins from a genomic interval of Polaribacter sejongensis:
- a CDS encoding aminotransferase class V-fold PLP-dependent enzyme, with product MINVDKIRADFPILKRTVHGKPLVYFDNAATSQTPQIVIDAIVDYYSNYNANIHRGVHTLSQEATDKYEQARIKIQHHFNAKEAYEIILTAGTTDSINRVAAGFASLLNTGDEIIVSALEHHSNIVPWQMLCEKTGALLKVIPMLEDGSLNMEAYHNLLNDKTKLVFCNHVSNALGTINPIKEIIAAAHKVNAAVLIDGAQATPHIKPDVQALNVDFYVASAHKLCGPTGVGMLYGKQEWLEKLPPYQGGGEMIETVTFEKTTYAGLPHKFEAGTPNICGGIAFGAAIDYMNSVGFDAIAEYEHELLAYGTQELLKIEGLKIFGTTKDKTAVISFNVNDIHPYDIGSILDKLGIAVRTGHHCAQPIMDFYKIPGTIRASFSFYNTKEEIDILVSGVKRAVMMLS from the coding sequence ATGATAAATGTTGATAAAATTAGAGCAGATTTTCCAATTCTAAAAAGAACCGTTCACGGAAAACCTTTAGTCTATTTTGATAATGCTGCTACTTCTCAAACACCACAAATTGTTATTGATGCAATTGTAGATTATTATAGTAACTACAATGCTAATATTCACAGAGGTGTGCATACTTTAAGTCAGGAAGCAACCGATAAATATGAACAAGCGCGTATTAAAATTCAACATCATTTTAATGCAAAAGAAGCGTATGAGATTATTTTAACTGCTGGTACCACAGACAGCATTAATAGAGTTGCTGCCGGTTTTGCCTCACTTTTAAACACAGGCGACGAAATTATTGTTTCTGCTTTAGAACACCATTCTAATATTGTGCCTTGGCAAATGTTGTGTGAAAAAACAGGTGCTCTTTTAAAAGTGATTCCAATGTTAGAAGATGGTTCTTTAAACATGGAAGCATATCATAATTTATTGAATGATAAAACAAAATTAGTTTTCTGTAACCACGTTTCTAATGCTTTGGGAACTATAAACCCAATTAAAGAAATTATTGCTGCCGCTCATAAGGTGAATGCTGCTGTTTTAATTGATGGAGCTCAGGCTACACCTCATATAAAACCAGATGTACAAGCTTTAAATGTTGATTTTTATGTAGCTTCTGCACATAAATTATGTGGCCCAACAGGTGTTGGAATGTTATACGGAAAACAAGAATGGTTAGAAAAACTACCTCCTTACCAAGGTGGTGGAGAAATGATAGAAACCGTAACTTTTGAAAAAACGACTTACGCAGGTTTACCTCATAAATTTGAAGCTGGAACTCCAAATATTTGTGGCGGAATTGCTTTTGGAGCAGCTATAGATTATATGAATTCCGTTGGTTTTGACGCTATCGCTGAATACGAACATGAGCTTTTAGCATACGGAACACAAGAATTATTAAAAATTGAAGGCTTAAAAATTTTCGGAACTACAAAAGATAAAACGGCTGTAATTTCTTTTAATGTAAACGATATTCATCCGTATGATATTGGTTCTATATTAGATAAATTAGGAATTGCCGTAAGAACTGGTCATCATTGTGCACAACCAATTATGGACTTCTATAAAATACCCGGAACTATTAGAGCTTCTTTCTCGTTCTATAACACAAAAGAAGAGATTGATATTTTGGTTAGCGGAGTTAAAAGAGCAGTAATGATGTTGTCTTAA
- a CDS encoding G-D-S-L family lipolytic protein has protein sequence MKNYKYIGLFLLAFSFTSCDVNNELDEIVDPVKPLVTLNKNGLDFSTYISIGASFTAGYTDGALFKSGQENSFPNILAEKFGTTFKQPLMNDNIGGLVFNGTAVQPPRFYFDGAGPTRLSALPTTPLTAKVSGPFNNFGVPGAKSFHLGVAGYGTLNPYFGRMESSSSATVIGDALAQAPTFFTLSEIGGNDVLGYALSGGSGVDQTGNYDPSTYGEADITDPNVFANVLNGMVTALTSNGAKGVVANVPYITDLANFVTVPYNPVPLDAATAQAVNTGYATYNGGLQAAAAALAGTGLLTDDEVAKRTISFSAGQNAVVIIDEDLTDLGAINPAFAGIPKYRQATADDLLLLASSAIIGTTVNGNASLINGVSVPLADNWVLTPQEQAAIKTATDAYNATIETITSTNENVALVDFKGLLQEASEGIIFDKYRLNTSLVTGGLISLDGVHLTGRGYALMANEILEAIDAEFGSNFTLATDGLAKADDYPTNYSPTLK, from the coding sequence ATGAAAAATTATAAATATATAGGATTATTTCTTTTGGCTTTCAGTTTTACTTCTTGTGATGTAAACAATGAGTTAGATGAAATAGTAGATCCAGTAAAACCCCTAGTAACATTAAATAAAAATGGATTAGATTTTTCTACATACATTTCTATAGGAGCTTCTTTTACCGCAGGGTATACAGACGGAGCATTGTTTAAATCGGGGCAAGAAAATTCTTTTCCAAACATTTTAGCAGAAAAATTTGGAACCACATTTAAACAACCTTTAATGAATGATAATATTGGAGGTTTGGTTTTTAACGGAACAGCAGTACAGCCGCCAAGATTTTATTTTGATGGAGCTGGTCCAACTAGGTTAAGTGCTTTACCTACAACACCTTTAACAGCTAAAGTATCTGGCCCTTTCAATAATTTTGGAGTACCTGGTGCAAAAAGTTTTCATTTAGGTGTTGCTGGTTATGGAACATTAAACCCATATTTTGGTAGAATGGAATCTAGTTCTTCTGCTACTGTTATAGGAGATGCATTGGCCCAAGCACCAACGTTTTTTACATTATCAGAAATTGGAGGAAATGATGTTTTAGGTTATGCACTTTCTGGAGGTTCTGGAGTAGACCAAACAGGTAATTATGATCCTTCTACTTACGGTGAAGCGGATATAACAGACCCAAATGTTTTTGCAAATGTGTTAAATGGTATGGTAACCGCACTTACATCAAATGGAGCAAAAGGAGTGGTTGCAAATGTACCTTATATTACAGATTTAGCTAATTTTGTTACAGTACCTTATAACCCTGTTCCTTTAGATGCAGCAACAGCACAAGCTGTAAATACTGGTTATGCGACTTATAATGGCGGTTTACAAGCGGCTGCGGCAGCTTTAGCCGGAACTGGCTTATTAACAGATGATGAGGTAGCTAAAAGAACAATTAGTTTTTCGGCTGGTCAAAATGCTGTAGTAATTATAGATGAAGATTTAACAGATTTAGGAGCTATAAACCCAGCTTTTGCAGGAATTCCAAAATACAGACAAGCAACTGCAGATGATTTATTATTATTAGCAAGTTCTGCTATTATTGGTACTACAGTTAATGGAAATGCATCATTAATTAACGGAGTATCTGTTCCTTTAGCAGATAATTGGGTTTTAACACCACAGGAGCAAGCAGCAATAAAAACGGCTACAGATGCTTATAATGCAACAATTGAAACAATAACGAGTACAAATGAAAATGTTGCATTGGTAGATTTTAAAGGTCTTTTACAAGAAGCTTCCGAAGGTATTATTTTTGATAAATATAGGTTAAATACAAGTTTAGTTACTGGTGGTTTAATCAGTTTAGATGGTGTACATTTAACAGGAAGAGGGTATGCTTTAATGGCTAATGAAATTTTAGAGGCTATAGATGCAGAATTTGGTTCTAATTTTACATTAGCAACAGATGGTTTGGCTAAAGCAGATGATTATCCTACAAATTATTCGCCTACTTTAAAGTAA
- a CDS encoding TonB-dependent receptor, whose translation MIKKIILLAFIAFSSVAMVGQTKVTGTVTDAKTGETIPGANIKIARKALGTTTDFDGNFVLNVSDKPPFTIEISVLGFHVEKVEIIKNNQKVMVALIENETSLDEIVVSASRTPERVMESPVTIERMDSRAIKNTSSPSFYDGLENLKGVDVNTNSLTFKSVNTRGFATFSNTRFMQLVDGMDNSSPALNFALGNLLGMSELDVKTVELLPGASSALYGANAFNGIMFMTSKSPFEDQGISVSLKGGVTSQEAAGNNEFYDFNIRMAYAFSNKFAAKATLSYLEGEDWHATDYRNTNGDEYISGDRSDPNYNGVNVYGDVASNDFGGAIGKVSRTGYNENDLMDYGVKSVKFGSSLNYRPFGDDRLEVIWNTKVGVGTTQYLGGQKYSIKNFLLEQHKLEFKGKNFFVRGYVTSEDAGDSYNTLFAGLNINRAWSSDQNWFTEYAGAYLGSVPGVTASSHEAARAFADRNRFLPGTAEFKNAFNTVTSDPDLITGAKFRDQTKLYHADANYNFQDYIDFAEIQVGGSYRRYSLNSFGNIFTDTDGPIKYDEYGVYTQAQKKFLEDDRLKVTASIRYDKAQNFDGNFSPRISFAYAGGENKNQNFRASFQTGFRNPTTQDQYIGLDVGNAILVGGVEDNIDRYTTSFTDAAGVNYTLTGRDAYENSFTVASGGTVKAEVDFVKPEKVTAFEVGYRGLIPVNESNLTVDLSVYYNQYEDFIANKNVIVPYNAAGGFKVFQLYTNSDADINSYGATIGLNTKILKGFNLGLNYTYAKFDFDQASDPDFEAGFNTPEHKVKLQFGKTDLFKNFGFNVNARWQDEYRWESSFLDGTMKARTVLDAQVNYSVPSMKSVFKLGGANLTGQEYLGATGVGAVGSQYYISWTINN comes from the coding sequence ATGATAAAAAAAATTATACTTCTTGCGTTTATAGCTTTTAGTAGTGTAGCAATGGTTGGTCAAACCAAGGTTACAGGTACTGTTACAGACGCTAAAACAGGAGAAACAATTCCTGGAGCAAATATTAAAATTGCTAGAAAAGCGTTAGGAACAACCACCGATTTTGATGGTAATTTTGTATTAAATGTTTCAGACAAGCCACCTTTTACTATAGAGATTTCTGTGCTGGGGTTTCATGTAGAAAAAGTGGAGATTATAAAAAATAATCAAAAAGTAATGGTTGCCTTAATAGAAAATGAAACTTCTTTAGATGAAATTGTAGTTTCTGCTTCTAGAACACCAGAACGTGTTATGGAATCTCCAGTTACCATAGAAAGAATGGATAGTAGAGCTATTAAAAATACTTCTTCACCTTCTTTTTACGACGGATTAGAAAACTTAAAAGGAGTAGATGTAAACACCAACAGTTTAACTTTTAAATCTGTAAATACACGTGGTTTTGCAACTTTTTCTAACACACGTTTTATGCAATTGGTAGACGGTATGGATAATTCGTCTCCTGCATTAAATTTTGCTTTAGGTAATTTACTAGGTATGTCTGAACTAGATGTAAAAACAGTAGAATTATTACCAGGTGCTTCCTCTGCATTATATGGTGCAAATGCATTTAATGGTATTATGTTTATGACCAGTAAAAGTCCTTTTGAAGATCAAGGAATTAGTGTTTCTTTAAAAGGAGGAGTTACAAGTCAAGAAGCAGCAGGAAATAATGAGTTTTATGATTTTAATATTAGAATGGCGTATGCTTTTTCTAATAAGTTTGCGGCAAAAGCAACCTTATCCTATTTAGAAGGAGAAGATTGGCATGCAACAGACTATAGAAATACAAACGGAGATGAATACATTTCAGGAGATAGATCAGATCCAAATTATAATGGTGTTAATGTTTATGGAGATGTAGCTTCTAATGATTTTGGAGGAGCTATAGGAAAAGTGAGTAGAACAGGTTATAATGAAAACGATTTGATGGACTATGGCGTTAAAAGCGTAAAGTTTGGTAGTTCTTTAAATTATAGACCTTTTGGTGATGATCGTTTAGAAGTAATATGGAATACTAAAGTAGGCGTTGGAACTACTCAATATTTAGGTGGTCAAAAATATAGCATTAAAAACTTTCTGTTAGAGCAACATAAATTAGAATTTAAAGGTAAAAACTTTTTTGTACGTGGTTATGTAACAAGTGAAGATGCTGGTGATTCTTATAATACCTTATTTGCAGGTTTAAATATTAATAGAGCTTGGAGTTCAGACCAAAATTGGTTTACAGAATATGCTGGAGCTTATTTAGGAAGTGTTCCTGGTGTTACTGCTAGTTCTCATGAAGCTGCAAGAGCATTTGCAGATAGAAATCGTTTTTTACCTGGAACTGCTGAGTTTAAGAATGCTTTTAATACAGTAACAAGTGACCCAGATTTAATTACAGGTGCTAAATTTAGAGATCAAACAAAATTATATCATGCAGATGCGAATTATAATTTTCAAGACTATATAGACTTTGCAGAAATTCAAGTTGGTGGTTCTTATAGAAGGTATTCTTTAAATTCTTTTGGTAATATATTTACAGATACAGACGGACCTATTAAGTATGATGAATATGGTGTTTATACACAAGCTCAAAAGAAATTTTTAGAAGACGACCGTTTAAAGGTAACCGCTTCAATTCGTTATGACAAAGCACAAAATTTTGATGGTAATTTTTCTCCAAGAATTTCATTTGCATACGCAGGTGGTGAAAATAAAAATCAGAACTTTAGAGCTTCTTTTCAAACAGGATTTAGAAATCCTACAACGCAAGATCAATATATTGGTTTAGATGTTGGTAATGCAATTTTAGTAGGTGGTGTAGAAGATAATATAGATAGATATACCACAAGTTTTACAGATGCTGCAGGTGTAAATTATACTTTAACAGGTAGAGATGCTTATGAAAACTCTTTTACTGTTGCAAGTGGTGGAACTGTAAAAGCAGAGGTAGACTTTGTGAAACCAGAAAAAGTAACCGCTTTTGAAGTAGGGTATAGAGGTCTTATTCCTGTTAATGAAAGTAACCTTACTGTAGATTTAAGTGTGTATTATAATCAATATGAAGATTTTATAGCCAATAAAAATGTAATTGTACCTTACAACGCTGCCGGCGGATTTAAGGTTTTTCAATTGTATACTAATTCTGATGCAGATATTAATTCTTATGGAGCAACCATTGGTTTAAATACCAAAATTTTAAAAGGTTTTAACCTTGGTCTTAATTATACTTATGCAAAATTTGATTTTGATCAAGCTTCAGATCCAGATTTTGAAGCTGGTTTTAATACTCCAGAACATAAAGTAAAATTGCAATTTGGTAAAACAGACTTATTTAAAAACTTTGGTTTTAATGTTAATGCAAGATGGCAAGATGAATATAGATGGGAATCTTCTTTCTTAGATGGTACAATGAAAGCGAGAACCGTTTTAGATGCTCAAGTTAATTATAGTGTTCCTTCAATGAAATCTGTATTTAAATTAGGTGGAGCAAATTTAACAGGTCAAGAATACTTGGGTGCTACCGGTGTAGGAGCAGTAGGTTCTCAGTACTATATTTCTTGGACAATTAATAACTAA
- a CDS encoding bifunctional riboflavin kinase/FAD synthetase, giving the protein MNTIQNISNFSTSEKTYVTIGTFDGVHFGHQKIIDKLVLEAKKANRKSVLLTFFPHPRMVLQKDATIELINTIEERAELLKKTGLDYLIIHPFSKDFSRMTALEFVRDVLVNQLNISKLIIGYDHHFGKNREGNIVQLTEYSHLYDFVVEEIPAQDIDDVSVSSTKVRRALATGNLKTANNYLGYNFMLSGTVVNGKQLGGKIGYPTANIDVKESYKLIPKTGVYVVKSTIDNKTVFGMMNIGSRPTVDGTYQTIEVHFFDFNQNLYNEYLTIELLYFLRDEEKFSSIDALVVQIKNDEQTAREYIKENL; this is encoded by the coding sequence TTGAATACAATTCAGAATATTTCTAATTTTTCTACTTCAGAAAAAACATATGTAACCATTGGTACTTTTGATGGGGTACATTTTGGGCATCAAAAAATTATTGATAAACTGGTTTTAGAGGCTAAAAAAGCAAATAGAAAATCTGTTTTACTTACTTTTTTTCCGCATCCAAGAATGGTGTTACAAAAAGACGCTACCATAGAGTTGATTAATACGATTGAAGAACGTGCCGAATTACTTAAAAAAACTGGCTTAGATTATTTAATCATTCATCCTTTTAGCAAAGATTTTTCTAGAATGACCGCATTAGAATTTGTGCGTGATGTTTTGGTAAATCAATTGAATATTTCTAAATTAATTATTGGTTACGATCATCATTTTGGAAAAAATAGAGAAGGAAACATTGTTCAGTTAACAGAATATAGTCATTTATACGATTTTGTGGTAGAAGAAATTCCGGCACAAGATATCGATGATGTTTCTGTCAGTTCTACCAAAGTAAGACGTGCTTTGGCTACTGGAAACCTAAAAACTGCCAATAATTATTTAGGCTACAATTTTATGCTAAGTGGTACGGTAGTAAACGGAAAACAATTAGGTGGAAAAATTGGATATCCTACTGCAAATATTGATGTAAAAGAATCTTATAAACTGATTCCTAAAACGGGCGTTTATGTTGTAAAATCTACCATTGACAATAAAACTGTTTTCGGAATGATGAATATTGGCAGCAGACCAACTGTAGATGGAACTTACCAAACTATTGAGGTTCATTTTTTTGACTTCAACCAAAATTTATACAACGAATATTTAACAATAGAGTTGCTTTATTTTTTACGTGATGAAGAAAAATTTAGTTCTATTGATGCATTAGTTGTTCAGATTAAAAATGATGAACAAACTGCTAGAGAGTATATTAAAGAAAATCTTTAA
- the serS gene encoding serine--tRNA ligase, whose protein sequence is MLQVQFIRDNKETVLAGLAKRNFANAATIIEQVLTADENRRSTQVELDNTLAESNKLSKEIGGFFKSGEVQKANLLKEKTVQLKERSKELGDNFNAFAEELQTLLYQIPNIPHASVKAGTSEEDNENIFSEGTIPDLGENALPHWELAKKYDIIDFELGNKITGAGFPVYKGKGARLQRALINYFLDKNTKAGYTEVQVPHLVNADSATATGQLPDKDGQMYHSTVDDLYLIPTAEIPITNMFRGNLMQEAEFPITVTGYTPCFRREAGSYGAHVRGLNRLHQFDKVEIVRIEHPDNSYQALNGMVEHIKDILRELKLPYRILRLCGGDTGFTSALTFDFELFSTAQDRWLEISSASNFETFQANRLKLRFKNKEGKSELAHTLNGSSLALPRVLAGILENYQTADGIKIPDALVPYCGFDIID, encoded by the coding sequence ATGTTACAAGTACAGTTTATTAGAGACAACAAAGAAACGGTTTTAGCGGGTTTGGCTAAACGTAATTTTGCCAATGCAGCAACGATTATTGAACAAGTTTTAACTGCAGATGAGAATAGAAGATCTACTCAGGTTGAGTTAGATAATACTTTGGCAGAATCTAATAAATTATCCAAAGAAATTGGTGGTTTTTTCAAATCTGGAGAAGTACAAAAAGCAAATCTTTTAAAGGAAAAAACAGTTCAGTTAAAAGAAAGATCTAAAGAGCTTGGTGATAATTTTAATGCTTTTGCAGAAGAGTTGCAAACATTATTATACCAGATTCCGAATATTCCTCATGCTTCTGTAAAAGCAGGAACTTCTGAAGAAGATAATGAGAACATTTTTAGTGAAGGAACAATTCCGGATTTAGGAGAAAATGCTTTACCTCACTGGGAATTAGCTAAGAAATACGATATCATCGATTTTGAATTAGGTAATAAAATTACCGGTGCTGGTTTTCCGGTTTATAAAGGAAAAGGTGCTAGATTACAACGTGCTTTAATTAACTACTTTTTAGATAAAAACACAAAAGCAGGTTATACAGAAGTACAAGTGCCACATTTGGTAAATGCAGATTCTGCAACGGCAACGGGTCAATTGCCAGATAAAGATGGGCAAATGTATCATTCTACAGTAGACGATTTGTATTTAATTCCTACTGCAGAAATTCCTATTACTAATATGTTTCGTGGTAATTTAATGCAAGAAGCAGAATTTCCTATTACGGTAACAGGTTATACGCCTTGTTTTAGACGTGAAGCAGGAAGTTATGGTGCGCATGTTAGAGGTTTAAACAGATTACATCAGTTTGATAAAGTGGAGATTGTACGTATTGAGCATCCTGATAATTCTTACCAAGCTTTAAACGGAATGGTAGAACATATTAAAGATATTTTAAGAGAATTAAAATTACCTTATAGAATATTACGTTTGTGTGGTGGAGATACTGGTTTTACTTCTGCTTTAACATTCGATTTTGAATTATTTTCTACAGCGCAAGACCGTTGGTTAGAAATTAGTTCTGCATCTAACTTTGAAACTTTTCAGGCAAATAGATTAAAGCTTCGTTTTAAAAATAAAGAAGGTAAAAGCGAATTGGCACACACCTTAAATGGTAGTTCTTTGGCTTTACCTCGTGTTTTAGCAGGTATTCTAGAAAACTATCAAACAGCAGACGGAATTAAAATACCAGATGCTTTAGTACCTTATTGCGGGTTCGATATTATAGATTAA